A window of the Streptomyces albireticuli genome harbors these coding sequences:
- a CDS encoding ABC transporter ATP-binding protein, whose translation MRFRRTGEPAGLPLSESEKLLFGGALRYDKSYTRNEAPLTHLSFWSMARQFPAMMGMVGRAAWREDPRALLTLLAAELGQGLMRAFVLVATNRALVALFSAEPTADRLRQAAPALVGGMAVTAVAALLSAVSVAATGRLEPKVERACTARFYRAAVRVELAAMEDETVHRALDAGRYGTDSVRRMLGSSVTVINALVGLVAAAGVLALLHPVLVLMLLLIAAPKGWGAVVSVRRQYVSMHAWLEHRRAIDVITHTLVQQDTAPEIRVHSAGPLLVGAYDDMAATVGTEQQRLARAEAVTQTAASSVSGLAALGAYAVLWLLLARGGMPLAVAGTAVIAVRTAGAGLDSVVMQLNRMYEESMYLRDLEEACRLAERHAIPTGGTPPAGGMTEVRLEKVSFTYPGAPAPSLREVSLTIPRGKVVALVGENGSGKTTLSKLVAGLYVPTAGTLRWNGVDVRDADRDAIFDRVAVLGQDFPHWPMTARANIHIGRSTVPMDQGRVRRAAVAADADGVIESLPHQWDSLVLKGFERGTQLSGGQWQRLGSARARYRHAPLLIVDEPTSALDPKAEIDAFQALRSLTADGTTVLLITHRLAATASADLIYVLDNGSLVEQGSHEELMALEDGAYRFAYGIQAAQYGLKPSPGGRAPGPARPADAVSPAPPGADTA comes from the coding sequence ATGAGGTTCCGGCGCACGGGCGAACCGGCCGGACTCCCCCTGTCCGAAAGCGAGAAGCTGCTCTTCGGCGGAGCACTGCGGTACGACAAGTCGTACACCCGGAACGAAGCGCCGCTCACCCACCTGTCGTTCTGGTCGATGGCCCGTCAGTTCCCCGCGATGATGGGCATGGTCGGCCGGGCCGCCTGGCGCGAGGACCCCCGGGCCCTCCTGACGCTGCTGGCGGCCGAACTGGGGCAGGGCCTGATGCGCGCGTTCGTCCTGGTTGCCACCAACCGGGCGCTGGTGGCCCTCTTCTCCGCGGAGCCGACGGCCGACCGGCTGCGGCAGGCGGCCCCCGCGCTCGTCGGCGGGATGGCGGTCACCGCGGTCGCCGCCCTGCTGTCGGCCGTCTCGGTGGCCGCCACCGGGCGGCTGGAGCCCAAGGTGGAGCGGGCGTGCACGGCCCGCTTCTACCGCGCCGCGGTCCGGGTGGAACTGGCCGCGATGGAGGACGAGACGGTCCACCGCGCCCTGGACGCGGGCCGCTACGGCACCGACTCGGTGCGCAGGATGCTCGGCTCCTCGGTCACGGTGATCAACGCGCTGGTCGGACTGGTCGCGGCGGCCGGCGTCCTGGCCCTCCTGCACCCCGTCCTGGTGCTCATGCTGCTCCTGATCGCCGCCCCGAAGGGCTGGGGCGCGGTCGTCTCCGTCCGCCGCCAGTACGTCTCCATGCACGCCTGGCTGGAACACCGGCGGGCGATCGACGTCATCACCCACACGCTCGTCCAGCAGGACACCGCCCCGGAGATCCGCGTCCACTCCGCGGGGCCGCTGCTGGTCGGCGCGTACGACGACATGGCCGCCACCGTGGGCACGGAACAGCAGCGCCTGGCCCGCGCGGAGGCCGTGACGCAGACGGCGGCGTCCTCGGTCTCCGGCCTCGCGGCCCTCGGGGCGTACGCGGTGCTGTGGCTGCTGCTGGCCCGGGGCGGCATGCCGCTGGCCGTCGCCGGTACCGCGGTGATCGCCGTACGGACCGCCGGGGCCGGCCTCGACTCCGTGGTGATGCAGCTCAACCGCATGTACGAGGAGTCCATGTACCTGCGCGACCTGGAGGAGGCGTGCCGCCTCGCCGAGCGGCACGCCATCCCCACGGGCGGCACACCGCCGGCCGGCGGGATGACCGAGGTCCGGCTGGAGAAGGTGTCGTTCACCTATCCCGGCGCGCCCGCCCCGTCCCTGCGCGAGGTGAGCCTGACGATCCCCCGGGGCAAGGTGGTGGCCCTGGTCGGGGAGAACGGCTCCGGCAAGACCACCCTGTCCAAGCTGGTCGCCGGGCTCTACGTGCCGACGGCGGGCACGCTCCGGTGGAACGGGGTGGACGTCCGGGACGCCGACCGGGACGCGATATTCGACCGGGTCGCCGTCCTGGGGCAGGACTTCCCGCACTGGCCGATGACCGCCCGCGCCAACATCCACATCGGGCGCAGCACGGTCCCCATGGACCAGGGCCGTGTCCGGCGGGCGGCCGTGGCGGCCGACGCGGACGGTGTCATCGAGTCGTTGCCCCACCAGTGGGACAGCCTGGTCCTCAAGGGGTTCGAGCGCGGCACCCAGCTCTCCGGCGGGCAGTGGCAGCGCCTGGGCAGCGCCCGCGCCCGCTACCGCCACGCGCCCCTGCTGATCGTCGACGAACCGACGTCGGCGCTCGACCCCAAGGCGGAGATCGACGCCTTCCAGGCGCTGCGCTCCCTGACCGCCGACGGCACCACCGTCCTGCTCATCACCCACCGTCTCGCCGCCACCGCGAGCGCCGACCTCATCTATGTCCTGGACAACGGCAGCCTCGTCGAACAGGGGAGCCACGAGGAACTCATGGCCCTGGAGGACGGCGCGTACCGCTTCGCGTACGGGATCCAGGCCGCCCAGTACGGCTTGAAGCCGTCTCCCGGCGGCCGCGCTCCCGGCCCGGCCCGCCCGGCCGACGCCGTGTCACCGGCGCCGCCGGGGGCGGACACGGCGTAG
- a CDS encoding TetR/AcrR family transcriptional regulator, whose amino-acid sequence MARGDASDAPRVDPEELWLRPARPRRGRPPAFSREAIAAAAVALADAEGLGAVTMRRVAAEIGAGAMSLYSYVPDKETLVELMIDHVSGEHTMPGLPTGDWRADLKAVAHAQRALMLRHPWLPAALPGRRTLGPRTLDFLEVVLAALRPTRLDGGARLEVFSLLTGFVAGHVAHEVAQSAVAGEPDRAAAEARYLAAVAADGGHPELAEVLAAPARPTTPDETFARLLDRMVDGLDAG is encoded by the coding sequence GTGGCCCGCGGTGACGCGTCCGACGCCCCGCGCGTCGACCCCGAAGAGCTCTGGCTGCGCCCCGCGCGCCCCCGCCGGGGGCGCCCGCCGGCCTTCAGCCGTGAGGCGATCGCGGCGGCCGCCGTCGCCCTCGCGGACGCCGAGGGGCTCGGCGCCGTCACGATGCGGCGCGTGGCCGCGGAGATCGGCGCGGGCGCCATGTCGCTCTACAGCTACGTCCCCGACAAGGAGACGCTGGTGGAGCTGATGATCGACCACGTCAGCGGCGAGCACACGATGCCCGGGCTCCCGACCGGCGACTGGCGGGCCGATCTGAAGGCCGTCGCCCACGCCCAGCGCGCCCTGATGCTCCGTCACCCCTGGCTGCCCGCAGCGCTGCCCGGCCGCCGGACCCTCGGCCCCCGCACCCTGGACTTCCTCGAAGTCGTACTGGCCGCCCTGCGGCCCACCCGGCTGGACGGCGGCGCGCGGCTGGAGGTCTTCAGCCTGCTGACCGGCTTCGTCGCGGGGCACGTCGCGCACGAGGTCGCGCAGTCCGCGGTCGCCGGGGAGCCGGACCGGGCGGCGGCCGAGGCGCGCTACCTCGCGGCCGTCGCCGCCGACGGCGGCCACCCGGAGCTCGCCGAGGTCCTCGCCGCGCCCGCGCGGCCGACCACGCCCGACGAGACGTTCGCCCGGCTCCTCGACCGCATGGTCGACGGCCTGGACGCGGGCTGA
- a CDS encoding SpoIIE family protein phosphatase — translation MARLRDRSPGSSGRRSAGRRPGGRGERRPGRPGRRALSAGRLRAAARGRSLAGQMFLLQVLIVLLIVVAAVVTLLLQARSDRFQAARDRSLAAAEAFAHAPGLVRTLQGPDPSAVLQPLTEDARKRGGVDFIVVTDRDGKRYTHPRPDLIGQRFIGTIAPSQEGRVTVESVDGPLGEEVQAVVPVKDDRGTVVGLVSSGIKVTAVSSAFDRQLPVVLGTGIVALALATAGTALVSRRLRRQTHGLGPAEMTRMYEHHDAVLHAVREGVVIVGGDGRVLLANDEAHRLLDLPPDAEGRPVAELDLDPRMAELLASRRVATDEVVPVGDRLLAVNNRPTDSQGGPPGSVATLRDSTELRALAGKAEAARGRLRLLYEASVAIGTTLDVERTAEELTRVAAPGFTDYATVDLSEPVLRGEEPKAGTGGEAPELRRVALNGVTDDHPLYGAGELVTFAAPTPQATGFISGHPVLVPDLGASAGWRTQDIERTQAVLDYGFHSLITVPLRARGVLMGIANFWRTRDSEPFEEDDLSLAEELAARAAVCIDNARRYTREHAMAVTLQHSLLPRGLPEQNALDIAYRYLPAQAGVGGDWFDVIPLPGGRVAVVVGDVVGHGLHAAATMGRLRTAVQNFSTLDLPPDELLGHLDELVGRIDQESSADDGEAPVAGATCLYAIYDPASGICSLARAGHPLPALVHPDGTVEFLEIPGGPPLGLGGLPFEAAELRLPEGSSLVLYTDGLIEDRRRDIDVGLELLGQALAAPGRSPQETCEAVLAALLPARQSDDIALLVARTRLLEPDRVAEWEVASDPAAVAGARADVTRQLARWDMDEAVFTTELILSELITNAIRHGTGPIRVRLLRDRSLICEVSDTSSTSPHLRYAAAEDEGGRGLFLIAQLAERWGTRYTPEGKVIWAEQPLP, via the coding sequence ATGGCCCGACTCCGGGACCGCTCCCCGGGATCCTCGGGCCGCCGGTCCGCCGGTCGGCGCCCAGGCGGCCGGGGAGAGCGGCGGCCGGGGCGCCCGGGCCGGCGTGCCCTGTCGGCGGGGCGGCTCCGGGCGGCGGCCCGCGGCCGCAGCCTGGCCGGGCAGATGTTCCTGCTCCAGGTGCTGATCGTGCTGCTGATCGTCGTGGCGGCCGTGGTCACCCTGCTGCTCCAGGCCCGGAGCGACCGCTTCCAGGCGGCGCGCGACCGCTCGCTCGCCGCCGCCGAGGCCTTCGCCCACGCGCCCGGTCTGGTGCGGACGCTGCAAGGCCCCGACCCGAGCGCCGTGCTCCAGCCGCTGACCGAGGACGCCCGCAAGCGGGGCGGGGTCGACTTCATCGTCGTGACCGACCGTGACGGGAAGCGCTACACGCACCCCAGGCCGGACCTGATCGGCCAGCGGTTCATCGGCACCATCGCGCCGTCGCAGGAGGGCCGGGTCACCGTCGAGAGCGTCGACGGCCCGCTCGGCGAGGAAGTGCAGGCCGTGGTCCCGGTGAAGGACGACCGCGGCACGGTCGTGGGCCTGGTGTCCTCCGGGATCAAGGTCACCGCCGTGAGCAGCGCCTTCGACCGCCAGCTGCCGGTGGTCCTGGGCACCGGGATCGTCGCGCTCGCCCTGGCGACGGCCGGCACGGCCCTGGTCAGCAGGCGGCTGCGGCGCCAGACGCACGGGCTCGGCCCGGCCGAGATGACCCGGATGTACGAGCACCACGACGCGGTCCTGCACGCGGTGCGCGAGGGCGTGGTCATCGTGGGCGGCGACGGCCGGGTGCTGCTCGCCAACGACGAGGCGCACCGCCTCCTGGACCTGCCCCCGGACGCGGAGGGGCGGCCCGTCGCCGAGCTCGACCTCGACCCCCGGATGGCCGAACTGCTGGCCTCCCGGCGCGTCGCCACCGACGAGGTCGTCCCGGTCGGGGACCGGCTGCTGGCGGTGAACAACCGCCCCACGGACAGCCAGGGCGGGCCGCCCGGCAGCGTGGCCACCCTGCGGGACTCCACCGAGCTGCGCGCCCTCGCCGGGAAGGCCGAGGCCGCGCGGGGGCGGTTGCGGCTGCTGTACGAGGCGAGCGTGGCCATCGGCACCACCCTCGACGTCGAACGCACCGCCGAGGAGCTCACCCGGGTGGCCGCACCCGGGTTCACCGACTACGCCACCGTCGACCTCTCCGAGCCGGTCCTGCGCGGTGAGGAGCCCAAGGCGGGCACGGGGGGCGAGGCGCCGGAGCTGCGCCGGGTGGCGCTCAACGGAGTGACGGACGACCATCCGCTGTACGGGGCGGGCGAGCTCGTCACGTTCGCCGCGCCCACCCCGCAGGCCACGGGGTTCATCAGCGGGCATCCCGTGCTCGTCCCCGACCTGGGGGCCTCCGCCGGCTGGCGCACCCAGGACATCGAGCGGACCCAGGCGGTCCTGGACTACGGCTTCCACTCCCTCATCACCGTGCCGCTGCGGGCGCGGGGGGTTCTCATGGGGATCGCCAACTTCTGGCGCACGCGGGACAGCGAGCCCTTCGAGGAGGACGACCTGTCCCTGGCCGAGGAGCTGGCGGCCCGGGCCGCGGTGTGCATCGACAACGCGCGCCGCTACACCCGCGAGCACGCCATGGCGGTGACCCTCCAGCACAGCCTGCTGCCCCGGGGGCTGCCCGAGCAGAACGCGCTCGACATCGCCTACCGCTATCTGCCCGCGCAGGCCGGGGTCGGCGGCGACTGGTTCGACGTCATCCCGCTGCCGGGCGGCCGGGTCGCCGTGGTCGTCGGCGACGTGGTCGGCCACGGGCTGCACGCCGCCGCGACCATGGGCCGGCTGCGGACGGCGGTGCAGAACTTCTCCACCCTCGATCTGCCGCCCGACGAGCTCCTCGGACACCTGGACGAACTCGTCGGCCGCATCGATCAGGAGTCGTCCGCCGACGACGGGGAGGCTCCCGTGGCCGGCGCGACCTGTCTTTACGCGATCTACGATCCGGCGTCCGGGATCTGCTCGCTGGCCCGCGCCGGGCACCCGCTGCCCGCGCTGGTCCACCCGGACGGCACGGTGGAGTTCCTGGAGATCCCCGGCGGCCCGCCGCTCGGCCTGGGCGGTCTGCCCTTCGAGGCCGCGGAGCTGCGGCTGCCCGAGGGCAGCAGCCTCGTCCTGTACACCGACGGCCTCATCGAGGACCGCAGGCGGGACATCGACGTCGGCCTGGAGCTCCTCGGCCAGGCCCTGGCGGCGCCCGGCCGGTCGCCCCAGGAGACCTGCGAGGCGGTGCTCGCCGCCCTGCTGCCCGCCCGTCAGAGCGACGACATCGCCCTGCTGGTGGCCCGCACCCGCCTGCTGGAGCCCGACCGCGTCGCGGAGTGGGAGGTGGCCTCCGACCCCGCGGCCGTGGCCGGGGCGCGCGCCGACGTCACCCGCCAGCTGGCCCGGTGGGACATGGACGAGGCCGTGTTCACCACCGAGCTGATCCTCAGCGAGCTGATCAC
- a CDS encoding SDR family oxidoreductase — protein MNLTDHRVVVTGAGRDFGRAVALRFAELGAEVFLAARTQEAAERTRAEILARGDTRAHAFACDLADPASVRAFARAVGERTDRVDVLVNNGARWLAEPDLLSASDEDVVDTLASGATGTVLVTRNLLPLLLASERPDIVTMVSICGVPNASHPTAHEAYHAAKHAQAGFTESLSRRLRPRGVRVISLFPPDFDTPDILSPEWDAAPDGPQDPLTAKSLLDCVTFAIGQPRNCYINAFHFEPA, from the coding sequence ATGAACCTCACCGACCATCGCGTGGTCGTCACCGGCGCGGGCCGCGACTTCGGCCGGGCCGTGGCCCTGCGCTTCGCCGAGCTCGGGGCCGAGGTGTTCCTCGCCGCCCGCACCCAGGAGGCGGCCGAGCGCACCCGCGCGGAGATCCTGGCCCGGGGCGACACCCGCGCGCACGCCTTCGCCTGCGACCTCGCCGACCCCGCTTCCGTCCGCGCCTTCGCCCGGGCGGTCGGGGAACGCACCGACCGCGTCGACGTGCTCGTCAACAACGGCGCCCGCTGGCTGGCCGAGCCGGACCTGCTCTCGGCGTCCGACGAGGACGTGGTCGACACCCTCGCCTCGGGCGCCACCGGCACGGTGCTCGTGACCAGGAACCTCCTGCCGCTGCTGCTGGCCTCCGAGCGGCCGGACATCGTGACCATGGTCTCCATATGCGGCGTCCCGAACGCGTCACACCCCACCGCCCACGAGGCGTACCACGCGGCCAAGCACGCCCAGGCCGGCTTCACCGAGTCCCTCTCGCGCCGGCTGCGCCCGCGGGGCGTCCGCGTCATCTCCCTGTTCCCGCCGGACTTCGACACCCCCGACATCCTGTCGCCCGAGTGGGACGCCGCCCCCGACGGCCCCCAGGACCCCCTCACCGCGAAGTCCCTGCTCGACTGCGTCACCTTCGCGATCGGCCAGCCGCGGAACTGCTACATCAACGCGTTCCACTTCGAACCCGCCTGA
- a CDS encoding serine hydrolase domain-containing protein, with protein sequence MGLRTVRTTLAAVAAAAIAGAALLAPPAASAAPARPGAVGGHERTRAAVDAAVDAGAPGVLARARDTGGAWWDAAGVADGRTERPPAARDRFRAGSISKTFVATVVLQLEAEGRLSIDDTVEKWLPEVVRGNGNDGRKITLRQLLNHTSGIFEYTGDPAAHAGGMEYLEHRFDSWKPPQLVALAMKHEPYFAPGTDWKYSNTNYVLAAMAVERVTGHPYETEARQRILEPLGLRSTVLPGTDTGMPAPAGRAYTAFPDDPGRGVHDVTEINPSLFWADGDLVTSAADLDRFYTALLRGRLLPPAQMKEMTTAHPLPGDGPFTGYGLGLARYRTSCGTELWGHNGSVPGTQAMAFATRDAEHLLVTYFNTNVFLLTSRADDIADAEFC encoded by the coding sequence ATGGGGTTGCGCACGGTACGAACCACCCTTGCCGCGGTCGCGGCGGCCGCGATCGCGGGAGCGGCGCTGCTGGCACCACCGGCGGCGAGCGCCGCACCCGCGCGTCCCGGGGCCGTGGGGGGCCACGAACGCACACGGGCGGCGGTGGACGCGGCGGTCGACGCGGGCGCTCCCGGCGTCCTCGCCCGGGCCCGCGACACGGGTGGCGCCTGGTGGGACGCGGCCGGCGTCGCCGACGGAAGGACCGAGCGGCCGCCCGCCGCGCGGGACCGGTTCCGGGCCGGCAGCATCAGCAAGACGTTCGTCGCGACGGTCGTCCTCCAGCTGGAGGCCGAGGGCCGGCTGAGCATCGACGACACGGTCGAGAAGTGGCTTCCCGAGGTCGTCCGGGGGAACGGCAACGACGGCCGGAAGATCACCCTCCGTCAGCTTCTCAACCACACCAGCGGGATCTTCGAGTACACCGGGGACCCCGCGGCCCACGCCGGCGGCATGGAGTACCTGGAGCACCGCTTCGACTCCTGGAAGCCCCCGCAGCTCGTCGCCCTCGCCATGAAGCACGAGCCCTACTTCGCTCCCGGCACCGACTGGAAGTATTCGAACACCAACTACGTCCTGGCCGCGATGGCCGTCGAGCGGGTCACGGGACACCCGTACGAGACCGAGGCGCGGCAGCGGATCCTCGAACCGCTCGGCCTGCGCTCCACCGTCCTCCCCGGGACGGACACCGGCATGCCCGCACCCGCGGGCCGGGCCTACACCGCCTTCCCCGACGACCCCGGCAGGGGGGTCCACGACGTCACCGAGATCAACCCCTCCCTCTTCTGGGCGGACGGCGATCTCGTCACCAGCGCCGCCGACCTCGACCGCTTCTACACCGCGCTGCTGCGGGGCAGGCTGCTGCCGCCCGCGCAGATGAAGGAGATGACCACCGCCCACCCGCTCCCGGGCGACGGCCCCTTCACCGGTTACGGCCTGGGGCTCGCCCGGTACCGGACGTCCTGCGGTACGGAGCTGTGGGGGCACAACGGCAGCGTCCCCGGCACCCAGGCCATGGCCTTCGCCACCCGGGACGCGGAGCACCTCCTGGTCACCTACTTCAACACCAACGTGTTCCTGCTGACGTCGCGGGCGGACGACATCGCCGACGCGGAGTTCTGCTGA
- a CDS encoding response regulator transcription factor: MPRVLIVDDHPLFRDGLKAALESAGGAVVVAQAETGSEVPEAVAQHEPDIVVMDLSLPDISGIEATRRLARSHPGLPVLMLTMSDDDSSLLSALQAGARGYIVKGAGSEEVLHAVRTVAAGGAVLGSDIAARLTTLLTANPHHHTEHLFPTLTTREIEVLELIAQGLDNRHIARRLVLSEKTVRNHITHIFDKLHISNRAQAVAKARDAGLGSPERDA; this comes from the coding sequence GTGCCCCGCGTGCTGATCGTCGATGATCACCCGCTCTTCCGGGACGGCCTCAAGGCCGCGCTGGAGAGCGCGGGCGGTGCCGTCGTCGTCGCCCAGGCCGAGACCGGGAGCGAGGTCCCCGAAGCCGTCGCCCAGCACGAGCCGGACATCGTCGTGATGGACCTCTCGCTGCCCGACATCTCCGGCATCGAGGCGACCCGGCGGCTGGCGCGGAGCCACCCGGGCCTGCCCGTCCTGATGCTCACCATGTCCGACGACGACAGCAGCCTCCTCTCCGCCCTCCAGGCCGGCGCCCGGGGTTACATCGTCAAGGGCGCGGGCTCGGAGGAGGTCCTCCACGCGGTGCGCACCGTCGCCGCCGGCGGCGCCGTCCTGGGCTCGGACATCGCCGCCCGTCTGACGACCCTTCTGACCGCCAACCCGCACCACCACACCGAGCACCTCTTCCCCACCCTCACCACGCGCGAGATCGAGGTGCTGGAGCTCATCGCCCAGGGGCTCGACAACCGGCACATCGCCCGCCGGCTCGTCCTCTCCGAGAAGACGGTCCGGAACCACATCACCCATATCTTCGACAAGCTCCACATCAGCAACCGCGCCCAGGCCGTGGCCAAGGCCCGCGACGCCGGGCTCGGGAGCCCCGAGCGGGACGCCTGA
- a CDS encoding CocE/NonD family hydrolase, whose amino-acid sequence MRATWRGLPARRHDVGWEPGLAVPAADGSPLLTDHYFPRGRGDFPTVLVRSPYGRGLPWAPMYGLLLAEQGFHVILQSCRGTGGSGGTFDLWHNEAADGRATVAWLREQPWFDGRLGTAGPSYLGYVQWALALDPPPELRAMAVQVGLHDPHALFHSHGALRLENALAVGVGMTYQHQGIGTFLRATLRLQRHMREIARKLPLRESVRPGLGGGIPWFDEVMAHPDATAPHWEGASTADAADRTAVPVGLISGWHDALLDQTVEQYGRLRRAGCATSLLIGPWTHTSALQRGWPEVFAETLAWLRAHLCDDPSGLRPTRVRVHVGGRDGAWRDLDDWPASPAGEPWFPAPDGRLAAEEPADPGPLASFRYDPADPTPSVGGQLLSPAAGARDNKALEAREDVLTFTGPVLTEPLEILGPVSARLRVSTDTGHADVFARLCDVDGKGRSTNVCDGLVRLDPRREDPSVTTVPMSSTAHRFAAGHRVRLQVSGGAHPRFARNTGTGEPVPDATGLTPVRITLHSGSALILPRAGATGPGDAQE is encoded by the coding sequence ATGCGGGCGACCTGGCGGGGCCTCCCCGCCCGGCGGCACGACGTCGGCTGGGAGCCGGGGCTCGCCGTACCGGCCGCCGACGGCAGCCCCCTGCTCACGGACCACTACTTCCCGCGCGGGCGGGGCGACTTCCCGACCGTCCTGGTGCGCTCGCCCTACGGCCGGGGCCTGCCCTGGGCGCCGATGTACGGCCTCCTCCTCGCCGAGCAGGGGTTCCACGTGATCCTCCAGAGCTGCCGCGGCACGGGCGGCTCGGGAGGGACCTTCGACCTCTGGCACAACGAGGCGGCGGACGGGCGGGCCACCGTGGCCTGGCTGCGCGAGCAGCCCTGGTTCGACGGGCGGCTGGGCACGGCCGGCCCCAGCTATCTGGGGTACGTGCAGTGGGCGCTGGCCCTCGATCCGCCGCCGGAGCTGCGGGCCATGGCGGTCCAGGTCGGCCTGCACGACCCGCACGCCCTGTTCCACTCGCACGGCGCGCTCCGCCTGGAGAACGCCCTCGCCGTCGGCGTCGGCATGACTTATCAGCACCAGGGGATCGGCACGTTCCTGCGCGCGACGCTGCGCCTCCAGCGCCACATGCGCGAGATCGCCCGGAAGCTGCCGCTGCGCGAGTCCGTCCGGCCCGGCCTCGGGGGCGGCATACCCTGGTTCGACGAGGTGATGGCCCACCCGGACGCCACCGCCCCCCACTGGGAGGGCGCGTCCACGGCCGACGCGGCCGACCGGACGGCGGTGCCCGTCGGCCTGATCTCCGGGTGGCACGACGCCCTGCTCGACCAGACCGTCGAGCAGTACGGCCGGCTGCGCCGGGCCGGTTGTGCCACCAGCCTCCTCATCGGCCCCTGGACGCACACCTCCGCGCTCCAGCGGGGCTGGCCCGAGGTGTTCGCCGAGACCCTGGCCTGGCTGCGCGCGCACCTGTGCGACGACCCCTCCGGCCTGCGCCCCACCAGGGTCCGCGTGCACGTCGGCGGCCGGGACGGCGCCTGGCGGGACCTCGACGACTGGCCCGCTTCCCCGGCGGGGGAGCCCTGGTTCCCGGCCCCCGACGGGCGGCTCGCCGCCGAGGAGCCCGCGGACCCCGGTCCGCTCGCGTCCTTCCGCTACGACCCGGCCGACCCCACCCCCTCCGTCGGCGGCCAGCTCCTCTCCCCCGCGGCCGGAGCCCGCGACAACAAGGCCCTGGAGGCCCGCGAGGACGTCCTGACCTTCACCGGACCCGTGCTCACCGAGCCCCTGGAGATCCTCGGACCGGTCTCCGCGCGGCTGCGGGTGTCCACCGACACCGGGCACGCCGACGTCTTCGCCCGGCTGTGCGACGTCGACGGGAAGGGCCGCTCGACGAACGTCTGCGACGGGCTGGTCCGGCTCGACCCGAGGCGCGAGGACCCCTCGGTGACGACGGTCCCGATGAGCTCGACCGCCCACCGCTTCGCCGCCGGGCACCGCGTCCGCCTCCAGGTCAGCGGGGGCGCCCATCCGCGCTTCGCCCGCAACACCGGCACCGGCGAACCGGTGCCCGACGCGACGGGCCTGACGCCGGTGCGCATCACGCTGCACTCCGGCTCGGCCCTGATCCTGCCGCGGGCCGGGGCGACCGGGCCGGGCGACGCCCAGGAGTGA
- a CDS encoding ADP-ribosylglycohydrolase family protein — protein sequence MKATGALTGLAIGDALGFPTEFDDVPSILATYGPWRRMDLPRPAFVTDDTQMTLALGRALRTAMEDSPLTPERLVGPLREEYVAWWRSPDNNRAPGNTCLTACELLSRDGLPWQRASITGSKGCGANMRVAPLGLVPGLTGEQRAGAAQLQSALTHGHPTALAASDLTAHAVHLLARGARPAGLTGLLRAYATGNRTRYHAHWLGDLWEHAQDAGPESFMARGWDECLGALDRLDAALRAPDPERDPCLTTGAGWIAEEALATALHCFLLFPGEPVTALRRAACSSGDSDSVACLAGAFAGAHLGAGAWPREWAERIEYRDEIVALGALWDA from the coding sequence ATGAAGGCGACGGGGGCACTGACCGGGCTGGCCATCGGCGACGCGCTGGGCTTTCCCACCGAGTTCGACGACGTACCGTCGATCCTGGCCACGTACGGGCCCTGGCGGCGGATGGACCTGCCCCGGCCCGCGTTCGTCACCGACGACACCCAGATGACCCTCGCGCTCGGGCGCGCCCTGCGGACCGCCATGGAGGACAGTCCGCTCACTCCGGAGCGGCTCGTCGGTCCGCTGCGCGAGGAGTACGTCGCCTGGTGGCGCTCCCCCGACAACAACCGCGCCCCGGGCAACACCTGCCTCACCGCCTGTGAACTGCTCAGCAGGGACGGGCTCCCCTGGCAGCGGGCGAGCATCACCGGGTCCAAGGGCTGCGGCGCCAACATGCGCGTCGCGCCCCTGGGGCTCGTCCCCGGGCTCACCGGCGAGCAGCGCGCCGGGGCCGCGCAGCTCCAGTCCGCGCTCACCCACGGGCACCCGACCGCGCTCGCCGCGAGCGATCTGACCGCCCACGCCGTGCACCTGCTGGCGCGGGGCGCCCGGCCGGCCGGGCTGACGGGGCTGCTGCGCGCGTACGCGACCGGGAACCGGACGCGCTACCACGCGCATTGGCTCGGCGACCTGTGGGAGCACGCCCAGGACGCCGGGCCGGAGAGCTTCATGGCCCGCGGCTGGGACGAGTGTCTCGGCGCCCTCGACCGGCTGGACGCGGCACTGCGCGCACCCGACCCCGAGCGCGACCCCTGCCTGACGACGGGCGCGGGCTGGATCGCCGAAGAGGCGCTGGCCACCGCGCTCCACTGCTTCCTCCTCTTCCCCGGCGAGCCGGTCACCGCCCTGCGCCGGGCCGCCTGTTCCTCGGGCGACTCCGACTCCGTCGCCTGCCTGGCCGGCGCGTTCGCCGGCGCGCACCTCGGGGCGGGGGCGTGGCCGCGGGAGTGGGCCGAGCGGATCGAGTACCGGGACGAGATCGTGGCGCTCGGCGCCCTGTGGGACGCCTGA